A section of the Pseudomonadota bacterium genome encodes:
- a CDS encoding GxxExxY protein, which yields MDTNKHELLFAEEVYQVVGCAMEVLNTLGHGLLEKPYENALVVEFGLRSISTKQQPHYDVIYKTVKVGDYIPDLIAFDQIIVETKTIERITDIERGQVINYLKITGLRVGVILNFKHAKLEWERIVL from the coding sequence ATGGACACGAATAAACACGAATTACTGTTTGCTGAAGAGGTCTATCAGGTGGTGGGATGTGCCATGGAGGTATTGAATACCCTGGGACATGGATTGCTGGAAAAACCATATGAGAATGCTCTTGTGGTGGAGTTTGGGTTGCGTAGTATCTCGACAAAACAGCAACCGCATTATGACGTGATCTATAAAACAGTCAAAGTAGGTGACTATATTCCTGATCTGATCGCTTTTGACCAGATAATCGTTGAAACAAAAACGATCGAACGTATTACCGATATTGAGCGTGGCCAGGTGATCAATTACCTCAAAATCACAGGTCTGCGGGTAGGTGTTATCCTGAACTTCAAACACGCCAAACTCGAATGGGAGCGAATTGTCTTATGA